The Flavobacterium sp. HJ-32-4 genome contains a region encoding:
- a CDS encoding 16S rRNA (uracil(1498)-N(3))-methyltransferase encodes MQLFYDPALQPSTEVFSFEKEESRHIAKVLRKKEGDILFVTNGLGSLFTTEIIECRETKCTARIVSVTTETPRHPRLHLAVAPTKMNERYEWFLEKATEIGIEAITPIICDHSERTVVKPERLEKIVVAAMKQSNQTYLPKLHPAMPFSQFISQAREGARFIAHCEDDEKHPLKNALKPGEDAVILIGPEGDFSPKEIQLALANGYLPVSLGNTRLRTETAALVACHTFTVLNE; translated from the coding sequence ATGCAACTGTTCTACGATCCGGCGCTGCAACCGTCTACCGAGGTGTTTTCCTTTGAGAAGGAAGAAAGTCGCCATATAGCTAAAGTATTACGAAAGAAGGAAGGTGATATCCTGTTTGTTACGAATGGTTTAGGCAGCTTATTCACCACGGAAATCATCGAATGTCGGGAAACAAAATGTACAGCGCGCATCGTGTCGGTAACGACGGAAACGCCACGACATCCGCGACTGCACCTGGCGGTGGCCCCGACCAAAATGAACGAACGCTACGAGTGGTTCCTCGAGAAGGCGACGGAAATCGGCATCGAGGCCATTACCCCTATTATCTGTGACCATTCCGAGCGCACGGTGGTAAAGCCGGAACGACTTGAGAAAATCGTGGTAGCTGCGATGAAACAGTCGAACCAAACGTACCTACCAAAACTACATCCGGCGATGCCCTTCAGCCAGTTTATCAGCCAGGCCCGGGAAGGCGCCCGCTTTATCGCCCACTGCGAGGACGACGAGAAACATCCGTTGAAAAATGCCCTGAAACCGGGAGAAGACGCCGTCATCCTGATCGGACCCGAAGGCGATTTTTCCCCTAAAGAAATACAACTCGCGCTGGCAAACGGATATCTTCCCGTATCTTTGGGCAACACCCGCCTGCGCACCGAAACGGCTGCATTGGTCGCGTGTCACACTTTTACGGTTTTGAACGAATGA
- a CDS encoding translocation/assembly module TamB domain-containing protein — MRLRKARKVVFRTLLTLILLLLTMAIVLSIPSVQTRLAAYATDRINADYHTDIKINSVALTLFGGVKFRDVMIRDHHRDTLVYAKRIQTDILSFRKLYNGDLMFGDVTIDGMVFNLRNYKGEADTNLDVFIARFETEPQKPSSHKFRLEAKNAYFTNSRFMLFNDNRQSPKDVYFSDLSASLNNFRILGPDITAKINKLAFTDYRGVRVKNLSSRFTYTKKNILMEDLSVETRHSKIYGFVRMYYDRKDFMDFNNKVLFKVRLDSTQIGSDDVRCFYNEIARGHSFRVDSDVTGTLNNLFLRRATITEGTATQIRGDLHFRNMWGKEGMPFRMDAQLGQMSTNYGHLVSILPRVLGSSLPENLKTLGQANLKGSVEVTARTLKTDVFMTSAIGNVKTDFVMANMSNREKASYVGNVELENFNLGRFLSRKELGPVSLALAVDGSGFTQSSLHSSVKGSIDRFYYNRYNYSNIIVDGDLRSPMFKGKLVINDPNLFMDFDGLVDMSKKQNRYDLHANIDFANLNKLHFSSDPISVFKGEIRADVVGSTIDNMRGTIGMTDTSYQNQKDTYLFEDLRLTSEFDPAGVRTLTIVSPDIIEGKVTGRFRFGELRKMLENSIGSLYTNYKPNKVSKGQFLRFDFSIYNKIVEVFLPGIEVSTNTFVKGNIDSDTNEFRLNFSSPEIKAYDNEFERISLTVDNKNPLFNAYIETDTIRTKYYKFSDFSAINVTKKDTMYVRSEFKGGPKATDAFTLNLYHTIDKNNNNVVGIQKSELRFGDFTWFLNELDGPNNRVVFDKKLQRFDFDNIAMSHEDQRVSLHGAMRDSTYKDLDLDFEKVDLARILPSIDSLRIAGRLDGDVRFKQEKSIYQPTSHLTVSGLAVNDIGLGNLDLSIEGDNSFKTFKVDSSLENDNVKSFLVDGTFNVENRETTMDLHVNFERFNIAPFSPLGKDILSNIRGYVSGTARVTGPFREPDIFGKLFLEEAGFRIPYLNTDYAIRNYSIVDIADNRFAFRNNTLTDTKYKTEGKLNGFIRHKNFSDWALDLNVTSDRFLALDTEDHDDAAYFGTAFIDGKASITGPTSSLFIEMAAKSAKGTKIGIPISNTENVGSRSFIHFLSPKEKYNLQNGLGSTRRYDGLELQFDLDITPDAEIEVILDRETGHGMRGRGNGTLLLEINTLGKFNMYGDYQVYEGEYNFKYKGLFDKRFTVKKYSSITWEGDPMRARLNLEATYKTSANPSILLENPSVNRKVDVLVGIIITGNLASPEPDFSINFPNMNSVLRSEIESKLSDKDIRQTQALTLLSTGGFMSSDGVNQSAIVNNVVETGTGLFGDIFQSKDDKFRVNPFLETAERTPGYESNGAVGFTVSSQINDRITVNGKVGVPVGGLNQSAVVGDVEVQYRVNEDGTMNLRFFNRENDINYLGEGIGYTQGVGVTYQVDFDTFQELVKRIFGTKTVEKAPAKKQEEEEEPKVPEGMHFNTPEESRKKKETKRN; from the coding sequence TTGCGCCTGCGTAAGGCTAGAAAAGTCGTGTTCCGCACGCTGCTGACACTCATCCTGTTGCTGTTGACGATGGCCATAGTGCTGTCTATCCCTTCGGTGCAAACGCGGCTCGCGGCCTATGCTACCGACCGCATCAACGCCGACTACCACACCGATATCAAAATCAACAGCGTGGCGCTCACCCTGTTCGGTGGCGTCAAGTTTCGCGACGTGATGATTCGTGACCATCACCGGGATACGCTGGTCTACGCCAAACGCATCCAGACCGACATCCTCAGCTTTCGAAAGTTGTATAACGGCGACTTGATGTTCGGCGATGTTACAATCGATGGCATGGTTTTCAACCTGCGCAATTACAAAGGGGAAGCCGATACCAATCTCGATGTGTTCATCGCCCGTTTTGAGACGGAACCACAGAAACCCTCCAGCCACAAGTTTCGCCTGGAAGCGAAGAATGCGTATTTTACCAACAGCCGTTTCATGCTGTTCAACGACAACCGCCAGAGCCCGAAGGATGTGTATTTCTCTGACCTGTCGGCGTCACTCAATAATTTCCGCATCCTCGGACCGGATATCACGGCCAAGATCAACAAACTCGCTTTCACCGATTATCGGGGTGTGCGGGTGAAGAACCTCAGTTCGCGGTTTACCTACACCAAGAAGAACATCCTGATGGAGGATTTGTCGGTGGAAACGCGTCACTCGAAGATCTATGGTTTTGTGCGAATGTACTACGACCGGAAAGATTTCATGGACTTCAACAACAAAGTGCTTTTCAAGGTGCGGTTGGATTCGACGCAGATCGGCAGCGACGACGTGCGGTGTTTTTACAATGAGATCGCGCGGGGTCATTCCTTCCGCGTCGATTCGGATGTGACGGGTACGCTCAACAACCTTTTCCTGCGCCGCGCAACCATTACGGAAGGTACGGCCACGCAGATACGGGGCGACCTCCACTTTCGCAATATGTGGGGTAAGGAAGGAATGCCGTTCCGGATGGATGCACAACTAGGGCAAATGAGTACAAATTACGGACACCTGGTCTCGATTTTGCCGCGCGTCCTGGGGAGCTCGCTGCCGGAAAACCTCAAAACACTCGGACAGGCCAACCTGAAAGGATCGGTGGAAGTCACGGCCCGGACGCTTAAAACTGACGTATTCATGACATCGGCCATCGGCAACGTCAAAACCGATTTCGTCATGGCCAACATGTCCAACCGTGAGAAGGCGTCGTATGTAGGGAATGTCGAGTTGGAGAACTTCAATCTTGGACGTTTTCTTTCCCGAAAGGAATTAGGCCCCGTTTCGCTGGCGTTGGCGGTAGACGGAAGCGGCTTTACACAGTCAAGTCTCCATTCCAGTGTGAAAGGTTCCATCGACCGGTTTTACTACAACCGCTACAATTACTCGAATATCATCGTCGACGGTGATTTGCGAAGCCCGATGTTCAAAGGGAAACTCGTGATCAACGACCCGAATCTTTTCATGGATTTCGACGGATTGGTGGATATGTCGAAGAAGCAGAACCGCTACGACCTCCACGCGAATATTGACTTCGCCAATCTCAATAAGCTGCATTTCAGCAGCGACCCCATTTCCGTCTTTAAAGGGGAAATCCGCGCCGATGTGGTGGGAAGCACCATTGATAACATGCGTGGTACGATTGGTATGACCGATACGTCCTACCAGAACCAGAAAGACACCTATTTATTTGAGGACCTGCGACTGACGTCGGAATTTGATCCGGCGGGTGTGCGGACGCTGACCATCGTCTCACCGGATATCATCGAAGGAAAAGTGACGGGACGCTTCCGGTTTGGGGAACTTCGGAAGATGCTCGAGAATTCCATCGGGAGCCTTTACACCAATTACAAACCGAATAAAGTCAGCAAAGGGCAGTTCCTGCGTTTCGACTTCAGTATTTACAATAAGATCGTGGAAGTGTTCCTTCCCGGTATTGAAGTGTCGACCAACACGTTTGTGAAAGGCAACATAGACTCGGATACCAACGAATTCCGCCTGAACTTTTCGTCGCCTGAGATCAAGGCCTATGACAATGAATTCGAGCGGATCTCACTGACGGTTGATAACAAGAACCCGTTGTTCAACGCGTATATCGAAACGGATACCATCCGAACGAAATACTATAAGTTCTCTGATTTCAGCGCCATTAACGTCACGAAAAAAGATACGATGTATGTGCGCTCGGAATTCAAAGGCGGCCCGAAAGCGACCGACGCCTTTACGCTGAACCTCTATCATACGATCGACAAAAACAACAACAACGTCGTCGGCATCCAGAAGTCGGAGTTGCGTTTCGGTGATTTCACCTGGTTCCTCAACGAACTGGACGGCCCGAACAACCGTGTCGTTTTTGATAAGAAACTGCAGCGGTTCGATTTCGACAACATCGCCATGTCGCATGAAGACCAGCGCGTTTCCCTGCACGGTGCCATGCGCGACTCGACCTACAAAGACCTCGATCTCGATTTTGAGAAAGTCGACCTGGCCCGGATCCTTCCGTCTATTGACAGCCTCCGTATTGCCGGACGACTCGACGGTGACGTGCGGTTCAAGCAAGAAAAGTCCATTTACCAACCGACGTCGCACCTCACGGTTTCTGGACTGGCGGTCAATGATATCGGGTTGGGAAATCTGGACTTGTCTATCGAAGGCGACAACAGTTTCAAAACCTTCAAGGTAGATTCATCGCTTGAAAACGACAACGTCAAGTCGTTCCTCGTAGACGGTACCTTCAATGTCGAGAACCGTGAAACCACCATGGACCTCCACGTCAACTTTGAACGGTTCAACATCGCGCCTTTCAGTCCGTTGGGTAAAGACATCCTGTCGAATATAAGGGGCTATGTATCCGGTACGGCGCGGGTCACGGGTCCGTTCCGCGAACCCGACATTTTTGGTAAGCTCTTCCTGGAAGAAGCCGGTTTCCGGATTCCGTACCTGAATACCGACTACGCCATCCGAAACTATTCCATCGTCGATATCGCTGATAACCGCTTTGCGTTCCGGAACAACACGTTAACCGACACGAAGTATAAAACGGAAGGAAAACTGAACGGTTTCATACGGCACAAGAATTTCTCCGACTGGGCGCTCGACCTCAATGTGACGAGCGACCGCTTCCTGGCGCTTGACACCGAGGATCACGACGATGCGGCCTATTTCGGAACAGCCTTCATCGACGGGAAGGCGTCTATTACCGGGCCTACAAGTTCCCTGTTTATAGAAATGGCAGCCAAGTCGGCCAAAGGAACAAAAATCGGCATCCCGATCAGCAACACCGAAAACGTCGGCAGTCGTTCGTTTATCCATTTCCTGAGTCCGAAAGAAAAGTACAACCTGCAAAACGGCTTAGGCAGCACGAGGCGCTACGACGGCCTCGAATTGCAGTTCGACCTCGACATTACGCCCGACGCCGAGATTGAAGTGATCCTCGATCGGGAAACCGGTCACGGTATGCGGGGCAGGGGGAACGGAACACTGTTGCTCGAGATCAATACGCTGGGTAAGTTCAATATGTATGGTGACTACCAGGTGTATGAAGGCGAATACAACTTTAAATATAAAGGACTGTTCGACAAACGGTTTACGGTGAAGAAATATAGCTCGATTACATGGGAAGGTGATCCGATGCGGGCGCGCCTCAACCTGGAAGCGACGTACAAAACATCCGCCAACCCCTCTATATTATTGGAGAACCCATCGGTAAACAGGAAAGTAGACGTATTGGTGGGCATCATCATCACCGGAAATTTGGCGAGTCCGGAACCCGATTTCTCCATCAACTTCCCCAACATGAATTCGGTGCTTCGCAGTGAAATCGAAAGCAAACTGAGCGATAAAGACATCCGGCAGACGCAGGCCCTGACGCTTTTGAGTACGGGCGGCTTCATGAGTAGTGATGGTGTCAACCAGAGCGCGATCGTGAACAACGTCGTCGAAACCGGAACGGGGCTGTTTGGTGACATTTTCCAGAGCAAAGATGATAAGTTCCGCGTAAACCCCTTCCTCGAAACGGCCGAGCGTACGCCGGGTTACGAATCGAATGGTGCGGTGGGCTTTACGGTATCGTCACAGATCAACGACCGGATTACGGTGAACGGCAAGGTGGGTGTGCCGGTAGGAGGCCTGAACCAGTCGGCGGTTGTAGGCGATGTGGAAGTACAATACCGGGTGAACGAAGACGGTACCATGAACCTGCGCTTCTTCAACCGTGAGAACGATATTAACTATTTAGGGGAAGGCATTGGGTATACGCAGGGCGTCGGTGTGACCTACCAGGTCGATTTCGACACCTTCCAGGAATTGGTCAAGCGGATTTTCGGTACCAAAACCGTCGAGAAGGCGCCGGCCAAAAAACAAGAAGAGGAAGAGGAACCAAAAGTGCCGGAAGGCATGCACTTCAATACGCCGGAAGAGAGCCGTAAAAAGAAGGAAACAAAGCGTAACTGA
- the gap gene encoding type I glyceraldehyde-3-phosphate dehydrogenase yields the protein MSKVKLGINGFGRIGRIVFRETFNRDNVEVVAINDLLDVDHLAYLLKYDSVHGRFKGDVEVKDGQLFVNGRNIRITAEKDPAVLKWDEVGVDVVAECTGIFTEVAKAEAHLRGGAKKVIISAPSADAPMFVMGVNHTKATAADTIVSNASCTTNCLAPLAKVLNDHFGIVEGLMTTVHATTATQMTVDGPSRKDYRGGRAALLNIIPASTGAAKAVGKVIPELNGKLTGMSMRVPNADVSVVDLTVKLGKETSYEEIMKVLKNASETDYKGILGYTEDDVVSQDFIGDSRTSIVDAKAGIGLNSTFFKIVSWYDNEYGYSSKLIDLSVHIAGLV from the coding sequence ATGTCAAAGGTAAAATTAGGAATTAACGGTTTCGGACGCATCGGACGTATCGTCTTCAGGGAAACCTTCAATAGGGATAATGTAGAAGTGGTAGCCATCAACGATTTGCTGGATGTTGACCACTTGGCATACCTCCTTAAATACGACTCGGTTCACGGACGTTTCAAAGGCGACGTGGAAGTAAAAGACGGACAGCTTTTCGTCAACGGACGCAACATCCGTATCACGGCTGAGAAAGACCCGGCGGTTTTGAAATGGGACGAGGTAGGTGTTGACGTCGTGGCAGAATGTACCGGTATCTTCACCGAAGTGGCAAAAGCCGAAGCACACCTTCGCGGGGGCGCCAAGAAAGTCATCATTTCGGCTCCTTCCGCAGATGCGCCAATGTTCGTAATGGGTGTTAACCATACCAAAGCAACCGCAGCCGATACCATCGTATCAAACGCCTCGTGTACGACCAATTGTCTGGCACCGCTGGCGAAAGTACTGAACGACCATTTTGGTATCGTGGAAGGACTCATGACAACGGTTCACGCAACAACAGCGACGCAAATGACCGTAGACGGACCGTCACGCAAAGACTACCGCGGTGGCCGTGCGGCACTCCTCAACATCATCCCGGCTTCTACCGGCGCTGCAAAAGCAGTAGGTAAGGTAATTCCGGAACTGAATGGCAAACTCACCGGTATGTCAATGCGCGTGCCAAACGCCGACGTCTCCGTAGTGGACCTGACCGTAAAACTGGGCAAGGAAACCAGCTACGAAGAAATCATGAAAGTGTTGAAAAACGCATCGGAAACCGACTATAAAGGTATTCTGGGCTATACAGAAGACGACGTGGTATCACAGGATTTTATTGGCGATTCGCGCACTTCGATCGTCGATGCGAAAGCCGGTATCGGACTCAACTCGACCTTCTTCAAAATCGTATCGTGGTACGATAATGAATATGGCTACTCCAGCAAACTGATCGATCTTTCGGTTCATATTGCCGGACTCGTCTAA
- the pfkA gene encoding 6-phosphofructokinase: MSKQIKRIGVLTSGGDSPGMNAAIRAVVRTCAFHGVECVGIYRGYQGMIEGDFKEMGPRSVNNIVNKGGTILKSARSKDFRTPEGRQKAYENLQKAGIDAFVVIGGDGSFTGAEVFSSEFDFPVMGIPGTIDNDIYGTSHTLGYDTALNTVVEAIDKIRDTASSHNRLFFVEVMGRDAGHIALNAGIGAGAEEILIPEEDLGLDRLLDSLKKSKASGKSSSIVVIAEGDKIGKNVFELKDYVDENMPEYDVRVSVLGHMQRGGAPSCYDRVLASRLGVKAVESILEGKTRYMVGVLEDKIALTPLEQAIKGKSEIDRELLRVSDIMST, from the coding sequence ATGTCAAAACAAATCAAACGGATTGGTGTCCTGACCTCCGGTGGCGACTCGCCGGGAATGAACGCCGCTATCCGTGCCGTGGTTCGTACGTGTGCGTTCCATGGCGTCGAATGCGTCGGCATTTACCGTGGCTACCAGGGGATGATCGAAGGCGACTTCAAAGAAATGGGCCCCCGTAGCGTCAACAACATCGTCAACAAAGGCGGTACCATCCTGAAATCAGCCCGTTCCAAAGACTTCCGTACGCCGGAAGGACGCCAGAAAGCCTACGAAAACCTCCAAAAAGCCGGCATCGACGCGTTTGTCGTCATCGGCGGGGATGGCAGCTTTACCGGCGCCGAGGTTTTCAGTTCTGAATTTGATTTTCCTGTAATGGGGATACCGGGTACCATCGATAACGACATCTACGGTACAAGTCATACCCTCGGTTATGACACCGCCCTCAACACGGTTGTGGAGGCCATCGACAAAATTCGCGATACGGCCAGTTCCCACAACCGTCTTTTTTTTGTGGAAGTCATGGGCCGCGACGCGGGGCATATTGCGCTTAACGCCGGTATCGGGGCGGGAGCGGAGGAAATCCTCATCCCGGAGGAAGATCTCGGACTCGACCGCTTGCTCGATTCCCTTAAGAAAAGCAAGGCATCGGGAAAATCGTCCTCCATCGTCGTCATCGCCGAAGGAGACAAGATCGGTAAGAACGTATTCGAACTGAAGGATTACGTCGATGAGAACATGCCGGAATACGACGTGCGCGTGTCCGTATTGGGCCACATGCAACGCGGTGGTGCCCCTTCGTGCTACGACCGGGTATTGGCGAGCCGACTCGGTGTGAAGGCTGTGGAGTCGATCCTGGAAGGCAAGACCCGCTACATGGTAGGCGTACTCGAAGACAAAATTGCCCTTACCCCGCTTGAACAGGCCATCAAAGGCAAAAGTGAGATCGACCGCGAACTGCTTCGCGTTTCCGACATCATGTCAACATAA
- a CDS encoding AI-2E family transporter, whose product MAPQAKHIAKGIVMAVGILAAVSLLLYLVWELQTVILYLFVALLLSLIGKPIARFFRTKLKLPNTGATIATLAIFLLFVALFVYMFIPLISSQGKNLSALSPSELQQRATLLWTQFSAFLEGYGIDGSKLASQTGVASKLNLDFVPDFLNGVLGAVSGFSVGLASVMFITFFFIKDRVLFVNAAKAFIPESHEEQILNSVEKINDMLSRYFLGLLLQLLIIFVMYLIVLLIFGIENPVIIAFICGILNIIPYIGPVIASILAALLTMLSHIGNDFRSETLPITIYVLIAFSVVQFIDNNISQPIIFSKSTNAHPLEIFLVILAAGFLFGILGMVLAVPLYTALKVVAKEFFPDNQLVQLLTRRL is encoded by the coding sequence ATGGCACCACAGGCTAAACATATCGCAAAGGGCATCGTCATGGCAGTCGGTATACTGGCTGCGGTATCCCTGCTCCTCTATTTAGTCTGGGAATTGCAGACGGTCATATTGTATCTGTTCGTCGCCCTGCTGCTGTCGCTGATCGGAAAACCGATTGCCCGCTTCTTCCGTACGAAGTTGAAATTGCCGAATACGGGGGCGACCATCGCGACCCTGGCGATTTTCCTTTTATTTGTGGCCCTGTTTGTCTATATGTTCATTCCGCTGATCTCATCGCAGGGTAAAAACCTGTCGGCGTTGAGTCCGTCCGAACTGCAACAACGCGCCACCCTGCTGTGGACACAGTTCAGCGCTTTCCTTGAAGGATATGGCATTGACGGGTCGAAGCTCGCCAGCCAGACGGGTGTGGCATCGAAACTCAACCTGGATTTTGTGCCGGATTTCCTCAATGGCGTGCTGGGCGCTGTCAGCGGCTTTAGCGTCGGACTTGCCTCGGTTATGTTCATCACTTTCTTTTTCATCAAAGACCGGGTGTTGTTCGTAAACGCAGCGAAAGCGTTCATACCCGAATCGCATGAAGAGCAGATCCTCAATTCGGTTGAGAAGATCAACGACATGCTGAGCCGGTATTTCCTCGGATTGCTGCTGCAATTGCTGATTATCTTTGTCATGTACTTGATCGTACTGCTGATTTTTGGCATCGAAAATCCGGTTATCATCGCGTTTATCTGTGGTATTCTCAATATCATCCCGTATATCGGTCCGGTCATCGCGTCGATACTGGCTGCGTTACTGACGATGCTGAGCCATATCGGTAATGACTTCCGTTCGGAGACACTTCCGATTACGATTTATGTGCTGATCGCCTTCTCCGTCGTCCAGTTCATCGACAACAATATCAGCCAACCGATCATTTTCTCCAAATCGACCAATGCGCATCCGTTGGAAATTTTCCTGGTGATTTTGGCTGCCGGCTTCCTGTTCGGTATTTTGGGAATGGTATTGGCTGTTCCGCTGTACACGGCGCTTAAAGTCGTGGCGAAGGAATTTTTCCCCGATAACCAACTCGTACAACTTCTCACCCGACGGCTATGA
- the tsaD gene encoding tRNA (adenosine(37)-N6)-threonylcarbamoyltransferase complex transferase subunit TsaD → MAAQTHYLLAIESSCDDTAAAVLENDRVLSNVIAGQAVHEQYGGVVPELASRAHQQNIVPVVDTALKRAGITAEQLSAVAFTKGPGLLGSLLVGTSFAKSLALARGIPLIAVNHMHAHILAHFIDEEGYDKPQFPFLALTISGGHTQIVRVDGFFDLTIIGETTDDAVGEAFDKTARVLGLPYPGGPLVDRHAKNGNPKAFPFTKPKVPGLDFSFSGLKTQILYFVQKNVEKDPDFLQRTIDDVCASVQYTIVEILMEKLKMAVEQTGIRQVAIGGGVSANSGIRDAIRQAEVDLGWKTFIPKFEYTTDNAAMIGIVGYHKFLSGQFETADTVSSARIAF, encoded by the coding sequence ATGGCCGCCCAGACGCACTATTTACTCGCCATCGAAAGTTCCTGTGACGATACCGCCGCCGCTGTCCTAGAAAATGACCGCGTGTTGTCGAACGTCATTGCCGGACAAGCCGTGCACGAACAGTACGGCGGCGTCGTGCCCGAACTGGCCTCGCGTGCGCACCAGCAAAACATTGTGCCGGTGGTCGATACTGCCTTGAAACGGGCCGGAATTACCGCTGAACAGTTATCGGCGGTCGCCTTTACAAAGGGGCCGGGTTTGCTCGGATCGCTGCTGGTCGGCACGTCTTTCGCGAAATCGCTGGCACTGGCGCGCGGCATTCCATTGATTGCGGTCAACCACATGCACGCCCACATTTTGGCGCATTTTATTGATGAGGAAGGATACGACAAACCGCAGTTCCCGTTTTTGGCCTTGACCATTTCAGGTGGACATACGCAGATCGTGCGGGTCGATGGTTTCTTCGACCTGACCATCATAGGGGAAACCACCGACGATGCGGTCGGTGAAGCTTTTGACAAAACAGCCCGTGTGTTGGGACTTCCCTATCCGGGCGGCCCGCTGGTTGACCGGCATGCGAAAAATGGCAACCCGAAAGCATTTCCGTTTACGAAACCGAAGGTGCCCGGACTCGACTTTAGTTTCTCCGGACTTAAAACGCAGATACTGTATTTCGTCCAGAAGAATGTAGAAAAAGACCCTGACTTCCTGCAACGCACTATCGACGATGTATGTGCCTCCGTGCAATATACCATCGTAGAAATATTGATGGAAAAACTGAAGATGGCCGTCGAACAAACGGGCATTCGGCAAGTGGCGATCGGAGGCGGTGTTTCGGCCAATTCCGGCATACGCGATGCGATACGTCAGGCGGAAGTCGATTTGGGTTGGAAAACCTTCATTCCCAAGTTTGAATATACTACCGACAACGCGGCCATGATTGGCATCGTCGGCTACCATAAATTCCTGTCAGGCCAATTTGAAACCGCCGATACCGTGTCATCGGCCCGCATTGCTTTTTGA
- a CDS encoding DUF4159 domain-containing protein produces MKKRLFVALFLLVAGLSSAQEVALLKYSGGGDWYANPTSLPNLVKFCNQSIGTRLKAKPATVELSSPDLLSYPFVHATGHGNIVFSDAEAQNLRAFLLGGGFIHFDDNYGMDQYIRKEFKKVFPDRELVELPANHPIFQKPFSFPNGLPKIHEHDGKRPQAFGIIIDGRLALLYTYECDLGDGWEDPEVHNDPREVREKALKMGANIINYAFTN; encoded by the coding sequence ATGAAAAAAAGGCTTTTTGTTGCGCTGTTCCTATTAGTAGCCGGCCTCTCGTCGGCACAGGAAGTCGCACTGCTCAAATACAGTGGCGGTGGTGATTGGTACGCCAATCCTACGTCGCTTCCCAATTTGGTCAAATTCTGCAACCAGTCAATCGGTACGCGACTGAAGGCGAAACCCGCTACGGTCGAATTGTCAAGTCCGGATTTGCTGTCGTATCCTTTTGTGCATGCAACCGGGCACGGAAACATTGTGTTTTCCGACGCGGAAGCGCAGAACCTGAGGGCCTTTCTCCTCGGCGGAGGCTTTATCCACTTTGATGACAATTACGGCATGGACCAATACATCCGTAAGGAATTCAAAAAGGTGTTCCCCGATCGCGAATTGGTGGAACTTCCGGCCAACCATCCCATCTTCCAGAAACCCTTTTCCTTTCCAAACGGGCTCCCGAAAATCCACGAACACGACGGCAAACGCCCCCAGGCCTTCGGGATCATCATCGACGGACGGCTGGCGTTGTTGTATACGTATGAATGTGACCTCGGCGACGGTTGGGAAGATCCTGAGGTGCACAACGACCCGCGCGAGGTGCGGGAAAAAGCACTGAAAATGGGCGCTAATATCATCAACTACGCCTTTACGAACTGA
- a CDS encoding N-acetylglucosamine kinase — translation MKLLVDSGSTKADWIAIDDAGKVLFTTQSLGINPEVLGKDQVIARLEDRFDISHNRKSVSNLYFYGAGCGTDRMRDFLAGIFKEYFPNADISVQEDTYAAVYATTPRGQQAIVSILGTGSNCSYFDGVVLHQKVQSLGYIAMDDCSGNQFGRHLIRGYYFNKMPKELATEFEKAYDLEPDTIKHHLYKEPNPNAYLATFAKFLIQHKDHEWCQRIIRSCMEDFTEFYIKQYPNHKDVPVHFIGSIAFYLREELKEVLDAHGIKLGNVLRRPIDGLIAYHSIPPE, via the coding sequence ATGAAGTTATTAGTAGACAGCGGCTCGACCAAGGCAGATTGGATCGCCATCGACGACGCCGGCAAAGTACTCTTTACCACACAATCACTCGGGATCAATCCGGAAGTATTGGGTAAAGATCAGGTCATCGCCCGCCTGGAAGACCGTTTCGACATTTCACACAACCGCAAGAGCGTTTCCAACCTGTATTTCTACGGCGCGGGCTGCGGCACCGACCGGATGCGCGACTTTTTAGCGGGTATCTTCAAGGAGTATTTCCCGAATGCGGATATATCGGTACAGGAAGACACCTATGCTGCGGTATACGCAACGACACCCCGCGGACAACAGGCCATCGTGTCGATTCTCGGAACCGGATCGAATTGCAGTTATTTCGACGGTGTCGTGTTGCACCAGAAAGTGCAGTCGCTCGGCTATATCGCCATGGATGATTGCTCAGGCAACCAATTCGGACGCCACCTCATCCGCGGCTACTACTTTAACAAGATGCCGAAGGAACTTGCTACCGAATTCGAAAAGGCTTACGATCTCGAACCGGATACCATCAAGCACCATCTGTATAAGGAACCGAACCCGAATGCCTATCTGGCGACGTTCGCGAAATTCCTCATCCAACACAAAGACCATGAATGGTGCCAGCGGATCATCCGTTCGTGTATGGAAGACTTCACGGAATTCTATATCAAGCAATACCCGAATCACAAAGACGTGCCGGTGCATTTCATCGGATCCATCGCCTTTTACCTACGGGAAGAACTTAAGGAAGTTCTCGATGCGCACGGCATCAAGCTCGGAAATGTATTGCGCCGTCCGATTGACGGATTGATCGCGTACCATTCGATTCCGCCTGAATAG